A window of the Henckelia pumila isolate YLH828 chromosome 3, ASM3356847v2, whole genome shotgun sequence genome harbors these coding sequences:
- the LOC140891999 gene encoding protein OSB2, chloroplastic-like encodes MCDYAPLSVLQRVKLSLDQGSPNFSEAFPLPAMNLHPRAKLSTRMIFPSPPPRKPFVLLRIINTLQRFNFYSIETTSNIKKTYQFTKPGARKSSQISPILNQGIKKHSEVLTSWPRPREIPYQPKIANLVNLIGHVQTAVRFEVSSNGKRFAAAVISQADGGEKNSLLIPLVFEGDLAHIVACHVKENDTVFVSGKLSRDHPMQLMLNQYLGSFCVLAENLKFVGGLEVNFLEKREGVLFNMDSHILGRNDGEIVDKVKFKPGKGKGKSIKRTRKKKDTELQLDLWRELVKNPLQWWDYRDHKSNGLIKENFPDFKQKVTDKGLWLSSAPEWVLPGLGKLEFDVKVIGERPGEMDRPSQLDRSWKNLVENPDKWWDNRANKRNPKGPDFKHKETGEALWLSSSPAWVLPGLPPSRYVRRLVIHT; translated from the coding sequence ATGTGTGATTATGCTCCACTAAGTGTGCTACAGCGGGTGAAGCTAAGCTTGGATCAAGGAAGCCCCAATTTTTCTGAAGCATTTCCATTACCCGCCATGAATCTGCACCCCAGAGCCAAATTATCGACCCGTATGATTTTCCCCTCTCCGCCTCCAAGAAAACCCTTTGTTCTCCTCCGAATCATTAACACCCTGCAACGATTCAATTTCTACTCCAtcgaaaccactagcaacatcAAAAAAACCTATCAATTCACCAAGCCCGGAGCCCGGAAATCTTCTCAGATATCACCAATCTTGAATCAGGGAATCAAGAAGCACAGTGAAGTGCTAACATCTTGGCCGAGACCAAGAGAGATTCCATACCAACCAAAAATTGCAAACTTGGTGAATTTGATCGGTCATGTCCAGACCGCTGTGAGGTTTGAGGTTTCTTCTAATGGGAAACGCTTTGCTGCCGCTGTGATTTCTCAAGCAGATGGCGGTGAAAAGAATTCTTTGTTGATTCCTTTGGTTTTTGAAGGTGATTTGGCCCATATTGTGGCGTGCCATGTGAAGGAGAATGACACTGTTTTCGTTTCTGGAAAGTTGAGTAGGGATCATCCTATGCAATTGATGTTGAATCAGTATCTCGGAAGTTTTTGTGTTTTGGCGGAAAATCTTAAGTTTGTGGGGGGATTGGAAGTTAATTTCTTGGAAAAGAGAGAAGGGGTCTTGTTCAACATGGATTCGCATATTCTAGGTCGAAATGATGGTGAAATAGTTGACAAGGTTAAGTTTAAACCAGGAAAAGGTAAAGGGAAAAGCATAAAACGAACTCGGAAGAAAAAGGACACGGAGTTGCAGTTAGATTTATGGAGGGAACTTGTCAAAAATCCTCTGCAATGGTGGGACTATCGTGATCACAAGTCTAATGGATTAATTAAGGAAAATTTCCCCGATTTTAAACAAAAAGTAACCGATAAGGGACTCTGGTTGAGTAGTGCTCCTGAATGGGTGTTGCCAGGGCTTGGAAAACTGGAATTTGACGTCAAGGTTATTGGCGAAAGGCCTGGTGAAATGGACAGACCAAGTCAACTTGACAGATCTTGGAAGAATTTGGTTGAAAATCCAGATAAATGGTGGGACAATAGAGCAAACAAGAGAAACCCGAAGGGACCAGATTTCAAGCACAAAGAGACGGGTGAAGCATTATGGTTAAGCAGCTCGCCAGCCTGGGTGTTGCCTGGTTTACCGCCTTCAAGATATGTTCGAAGATTGGTAATTCATACGTGA
- the LOC140892799 gene encoding beta-1,4-xylosyltransferase IRX9, whose translation MASLERSKKKMHLWKKAIVHFILCFVMGFFTGFAPASRASIFSGHVAAPKTVEVFHQTKTQNLNRSLLDERQELKAHVQNLKNEVMSEEEDEEEIQETDSRRLVIVVTSTSRRNRLREVLLLRLANTLKLVAQPLLWIVVEQKSDESKVSEMLRKTGIMYRHVVFKENFTDFDSEMDHQRNIALNHIEHHRLSGIVHFAGLSNVYDLSFFEEIRAIQAFGTWPIAKLSANRKRVIIEGPICNSSEVMGWHLNKMSYLIDTTPPSIHISSFAFNSSVLWDPERWGHTSSVQDALQDSLKFVEKEVLEEETNLKGIPAESCSNVLLWDLHISSEK comes from the exons ATGGCATCTCTGGAAAGATCAAAGAAGAAGATGCACTTATGGAAGAAAGCCATAGTCCATTTTATACTATGTTTTGTGATGGGATTCTTCACTGGATTCGCCCCAGCCAGTAGAGCCTCGATCTTCTCGGGCCATGTTGCAGCCCCAAAAACCGTAGAAGTTTTTCATCAGACAAAAACACAGAATCTCAACAGAAGTTTGTTGGACGAGAGGCAAGAACTAAAAGCGCACGTTCAGAACTTGAAAAATGAGGTAATGTCAGAAGAGGAGGATGAGGAGGAAATTCAAGAAACCGATTCGAGGAGATTGGTGATTGTTGTTACTTCCACAAGTAGGAGAAATAGGCTTCGCGAGGTGCTGCTTTTAAGACTTGCCAACACACTGAAGCTGGTGGCTCAGCCGTTGTTATGGATTGTTGTGGAACAGAAGTCTGACGAATCCAAGGTTTCAGAGATGCTAAGGAAAACGGGAATCATGTACAGACATGTTGTGTTCAAAGAAAATTTCACAGATTTCGATTCTGAAATGGATCATCAGAGAAATATTGCTCTTAATCACATTGAACATCACAGATTGAGTGGAATTGTCCACTTTGCAGGGCTTTCCAATGTTTATGATCTCAGTTTCTTCGAAGAGATTAGAGCAATTCA GGCATTTGGAACGTGGCCAATAGCGAAACTATCAGCAAACAGGAAGAGGGTGATAATCGAGGGGCCGATTTGCAATTCTTCGGAAGTTATGGGGTGGCATTTGAATAAAATGAGCTATTTAATAGATACAACACCACCCTCTATCCATATCTCAAGCTTTGCATTCAATAGCTCTGTTCTTTGGGATCCTGAGAGATGGGGACACACTTCATCtgttcaagatgcattgcag GATTCACTAAAATTTGTTGAAAAAGAGGTTCTTGAAGAGGAAACCAATTTAAAGGGGATTCCAGCCGAGAGTTGCTCTAATGTTTTGCTGTGGGACCTTCATATTTCCTCCGAAAAATAG